The following is a genomic window from Leptospira bouyouniensis.
TGCGAGTAAAAAATTATGCTCACCTATACCCAGACCAAAAACTTTTTCTTTAACACTCAATTGAGTAAAAATCTGATAAAATATTCTCCACAATTCCCATCGACCAGAAGAGACTTGATTCAAAAAATCATACTGACTATAAGAACCTGGACCTATCCATACCGAGATTAATGGCATAAAATGTAGTAACATTATAAATAAAAAGATGAAGAATAAGAAACAAAAGAACCATTTTCTAGAAAAAATCTTATACAAAAGATAAGTAAATATAACAATCGCTAACCCAAAAATACTTGCTCGTGAAACTTGATTTAGAAGAATGATTGTTCCAAACAAAACAGTTAAAACCAGACAAGATTTAAAAAATTTCGAAATATTCGATTCAAATAAAAATAAAACAAGTGGAATGTGGATTGCAATATATGCAGACACTCGGTTTGAATTTAAGATACTTGAACCATCTTTGCTTAGCAAAATAAAACTTTCGTTCAAATAATAACTACGTAACACTACCTCTATTCCATTTAAAAATAAAAGGACAATTATAAATTTATAATTGAGATAAGCAGTATGGGAGTATATGCCAAATAAAAGAAAAAATAAAAATAAATAGGTCAAAAAATACTGCGAAGAAAATCCGAAAAGGAGAGAAAACAAAAACAACAAACAAAACGAGAGAAAAACTAACGAAATATTCTTTAGATTATATCCACTTGTTTTGCCCAAATATTCCACGAAAAATGGATAAAAGAATAAAAGAGAAACTTCCGAAATTTCTGAATATAAAAAAGAATATGATATACTAGTTAAAACAATGACCGAATATACATGAAATGAAAAAAAACGATTTTTATTTTGTAAGAATGAAATATAATTAAAATAAAAGTATAATGGTATTAAGGACGGTAAAAATCTAAAAAAATCTAAATCAAAATAATACCGACCAAGCTTATAATAACTCTCTGCTAAAGAATTAATATAGGCAGCCACTATAATCCAATAAATTTGCCAAAAATAAAAGCCAAAATTGAATTTAAATTCTTCACGAAGTTTAAATTTAAATATAAAATAACAAAAAATAGATAATAATATTAAGTTAAAGAATGTTTGGTATAACGTCTTTAAATGCAGGTTCGAAAATGAAATATAAATAAGCGCAATTAAAAATACTAGTGATAAGAAATGATTTATAATTTTTAAAATTTTCATTATAATTCTTGTTCTAACAACAATCCCTTAAAATGAATTAGGCTAACTTCTTTTCTCATCCAAAATCGATTAGTTTGCAGATTAAAATTAATATCAAAAGTACTTTTCCAAATTTTAGATGGAAATTCATCGTTTACTAAATGGTTCCCTTCCCAGTATAGAAACAAAACTCGTTTCAACTTTCTATTGACTAAAGTTTTCTCTACATCATCCCAATCTTTTTGTGAATAAATTACAATTTGGGGAACCTTTAGATATGATACACCCATAAGATAAGTTGTGGATAATCCTCTGTGGATAATTATTTCGGGATTTAATTGAGTTATTCTCTCTGAAAAATCATTTGAAACTTTTGCAGCTCCTGCCCAATGTTTTATTGCCCTGAGATTCGATTTATATCCAAAATAAGAAGAAACCAAAACAAAGAGAATCAAAACTACTAGATATATCTTCGAAATTCTTGAGGTTATATTCAAATCTTTAAATATAATCGCAAGCGAACCAAATGACAATAAGTAAACGCCACTTTCATAATATCTTAAACCCATAATATCAACCCCAGCTCGGTAAGGTGACAAAATTGGTAATAAAAGAAGAAACGTAATGCCTGAAATTAAATAATGATTATACGTTTTTGTTATTCCAGATCTGAAAATACCGAATAAGGCCAAGAAAAATAATATCGGATATGCTTTGATGATCCCAATTTTAAAATCCGAACCCCAAATATCGCTAATCCAATTTTGAATATATTGGTTTAACATCAAAATTTGAGAATCTTGAATTGTATTTAATCCTCTCATACCTAAAGGGTGATGATATATCGTATAATTTAGATAACATGCACCAATTGTAAAAATTAAAAAAAAGAAACCTATAGATACATACATCCTCAAAGATGAAAATTGTTTAAAATTAAAGAGAAATCCAACGAAGAATAAGATAATCACCGAAATTGTGACTTCAGGACGCAACTGAAATGTAACTGCTATGAGAAGTCCGCATAAGAGATTTTGGAATAGATTTATATCAACCTTATTTCTCTTTTGTTTTTCATAATAAAAAAGAGTTAACAATAAAAATGTATTCGTTAATGTAACTTCGGAATAATCAAGTGATGATAAAAATATAGGTGTTAAAAAATGTATATACAAACTTAAGTATATGGATTTTTGAAAATTGAGCCCAAAGAGTTGAAGAATTTTAATAGAAATTATAAAATTTAATAAAAAAAAGAAAATGGGAATATATAAAACAAGATTGAAGCTAAATAATTTACCAATTAATGCATGTAACAAAGGCATCAGTATCGGATACTGAAAAAAACATTCATGATTCGAATTTACAAATGCCCATGGGTATCCGATTGGAATATAATTTAAAGAAAAACCTAATTTTTCAGCGGGAAAATAACATTCTAAATTTCGTTTAGAAATGCCATCTTTATAAAATGAAAAAGATTGATAGTATTTAATTTGTGGATCACTTCCAATTGTTACTTCCTTGTGATTCCATTTAAATTTGTTATAAACTGGTATAAAAAAGAGATATAGTATCAGAATTACAAGAAATGATTGATGTAACTTTTCCAACATTTTAAACTATTCTCTTTTTAGAATATGAGCTGTGAGAGCATTGATCCCAAAGAGAAATATTAATAAACCAATAGTGCTTGTTACAATTAGTTCCCTTTCAAAATTTAAAAACAGGTAATCGTTTTGTTTCCATTTCCAAATTAAATAGAGAAACAGAAATATCATTGTTGAAAATCCAAAAAGCAAAACAAAAAACAATCTATCTTCATTCCAATTCAAAATGATTGCATAGATTCCATACGTTTTTGACTGTCGAGTAGCGATTTGTAATCCAACACTCCATATACTCAATCCGATCAAAGATGCAAATGACAACAAAACTAAAGAGTGAATTCCGTAAATTCTGAATCCATAAACTTCGGAGATTCCACCCGAAAAGAGACCATACAGTAATTGCGAAAATGAAACTAAAAGTATCGTTATTCCAAGTTTTTGGAAAAAATAAGGAGCATAAAAAAGAATTCTCAGCAAATGCCTCATCCCATCTCGCCAAGTTTTTAAATGAGGTATTCTTCCAGGTTTATCAGGATATAACGAAACAGGAACATGTTCCATAATAGAATCATTTTGTAATGCCTTAATCAGCATTTCAGATGCAAATTCCATCCCCTTACTTTTGACATCCCATTCTAAATACTTTTTTTTATTAAAACATCTAAAACCAGAGTTGGAATCTCTAATCTTAAACTTCTTTGCATACAATCTGTTGATAATCCAGTTAATGACAGGTGTTCCTAGGAAACGGTGAAGAAATGGCATCGCACCCTTGTGTATCTCACCATCCAACCTAGAACCAATTACCATATCTGAATTAGTTTCTATTAATTTAGCTATTAACTTCGGTGCTTCCAGGAAATCATAAGTATCATCAGCATCTGCAAATAAAACAATATCGCCTTTTGCTTTCTTTATGCCTGAATCCAGAGCAGCACCGTAACCTCTGATCTCACAAGGTTCTACTCGCAC
Proteins encoded in this region:
- a CDS encoding LA_3751/LA_3752 family putative glycosyltransferase, with the protein product MLEKLHQSFLVILILYLFFIPVYNKFKWNHKEVTIGSDPQIKYYQSFSFYKDGISKRNLECYFPAEKLGFSLNYIPIGYPWAFVNSNHECFFQYPILMPLLHALIGKLFSFNLVLYIPIFFFLLNFIISIKILQLFGLNFQKSIYLSLYIHFLTPIFLSSLDYSEVTLTNTFLLLTLFYYEKQKRNKVDINLFQNLLCGLLIAVTFQLRPEVTISVIILFFVGFLFNFKQFSSLRMYVSIGFFFLIFTIGACYLNYTIYHHPLGMRGLNTIQDSQILMLNQYIQNWISDIWGSDFKIGIIKAYPILFFLALFGIFRSGITKTYNHYLISGITFLLLLPILSPYRAGVDIMGLRYYESGVYLLSFGSLAIIFKDLNITSRISKIYLVVLILFVLVSSYFGYKSNLRAIKHWAGAAKVSNDFSERITQLNPEIIIHRGLSTTYLMGVSYLKVPQIVIYSQKDWDDVEKTLVNRKLKRVLFLYWEGNHLVNDEFPSKIWKSTFDINFNLQTNRFWMRKEVSLIHFKGLLLEQEL
- a CDS encoding glycosyltransferase family 2 protein, whose translation is MTIPQITIVIPCLNERNTLPFVLEKCLKVKKEFKNKYEIEILVSDNGSNDGSQEYAKSLGVRVEPCEIRGYGAALDSGIKKAKGDIVLFADADDTYDFLEAPKLIAKLIETNSDMVIGSRLDGEIHKGAMPFLHRFLGTPVINWIINRLYAKKFKIRDSNSGFRCFNKKKYLEWDVKSKGMEFASEMLIKALQNDSIMEHVPVSLYPDKPGRIPHLKTWRDGMRHLLRILFYAPYFFQKLGITILLVSFSQLLYGLFSGGISEVYGFRIYGIHSLVLLSFASLIGLSIWSVGLQIATRQSKTYGIYAIILNWNEDRLFFVLLFGFSTMIFLFLYLIWKWKQNDYLFLNFERELIVTSTIGLLIFLFGINALTAHILKRE